The following proteins are co-located in the Choristoneura fumiferana chromosome 23, NRCan_CFum_1, whole genome shotgun sequence genome:
- the LOC141441326 gene encoding LOW QUALITY PROTEIN: cytochrome P450 4g15-like (The sequence of the model RefSeq protein was modified relative to this genomic sequence to represent the inferred CDS: deleted 2 bases in 1 codon) — MSTTAELEAGVQSNARVMFYPLLLLASGLWFLYRWQQTSRLHKMGNKLPGPSTVPIFGNALLALGKKPNELITMGLKYGEQYGNVIRGWLGSKLIIFLMDADDVEVILNSHVHIDKASEYRFFKPWLGEGLLISSGEKWRSHRKMIAPTFHINILKSFMDVFNQNSVNVVNKMKEEMGKTFDVHDYMSGVTVDILLETAMGITRKTQDDSGFDYAMAVMEMCDIIHQRHYKFWLRFDAIFKFTSFFKKQVNLLNIIHGLTNKVIKNKKETYFEKQSKGIIPASIEELTRSKESYDSGLANDTKTLADSVFKGYRDDLDFNDENDVGEKKRLAFLDLMIESAQSGINKISDHEIKEEVDTIMFEGHDTTAAGSSFVLSLLGVHQDIQAKVYEELYEIFGDSDRPATFSDTLRMKYLERVIFESLRMYPPVPIIARKLRRDVKIRTNNYVLPAGSTVVIGTFKIHRNPKYYKNPEVFDPDNFLPENTQDRHYYSYIPFSAGPRSCVGRKYAILKLKVLISTVLRNFKMVSDVPEDKFVLQADIILKRTDGFRVKIEPRRRISTSV; from the exons ATGTCGACTACGGCAGAGTTAGAGGCGGGTGTCCAAAGCAATGCGCGTGTCATGTTCTACCCGCTGCTGCTGCTTGCGTCAGGCCTCTGGTTCCTGTACCGATGGCAGCAGACCAGTCGACTCCACAAGATGGGCAACAAACTGCCGGGGCCGTCCACAGTGCCAATATTTGGCAACGCACTTCTGGCGCTAGGAAAAAAGCCTAATG AACTCATCACCATGGGTTTAAAATATGGTGAGCAGTACGGCAATGTAATTCGCGGCTGGCTGGGCTCCAAGCTGATCATCTTCCTCATGGACGCCGATGATGTGGAAGTCATCTTGAACAGCCACGTCCACATTGACAAAGCATCAGAATACAGGTTCTTCAAACCCTGGCTGGGGGAAGGGCTGCTTATTAGCTCAG GTGAAAAATGGCGATCGCACCGCAAAATGATAGCCCCTACATTTCACATCAACATCCTGAAGTCGTTCATGGATGTTTTTAACCAGAACAGCGTCAACGTCGTGAACAAAATGAAAGAAGAAATGGGAAAGACCTTCGATGTTCATGACTACATGAGTGGAGTCACTGTTGACATTTTACTTG AAACAGCCATGGGCATTACCCGAAAAACTCAGGACGACTCTGGCTTCGACTACGCCATGGCAGTAATGGA aatgtGCGACATTATTCACCAAAGACATTATAAATTTTGGCTTAGGTTTGACGCCATTTTCAAATTTACTTCCTTCTTTAAGAAACAAGTTAATCTTCTAAATATTATTCATGGTCTAACAAACAAG gtaatcaaaaacaaaaaggaaaCATATTTTGAAAAACAATCTAAGGGTATTATACCGGCATCGATAGAAGAATTGACTCGCTCAAAAGAATCATATGATTCGGGATTGGCTAATGACACTAAAACATTAGCAGACTCGGTTTTCAAAGGCTATCGCGATGATCTAGATTTTAATGATGAGAATGATGTCG GAGAGAAAAAGCGGCTGGCTTTCTTAGACCTTATGATAGAATCTGCTCAAAGTGGAATAAACAAAATCAGTGATCATGAAATTAAAGAGGAAGTTGATACTATTATGTTTGAG GGTCACGATACAACAGCAGCTGGTTCTAGTTTTGTTCTTAGCCTTCTCGGAGTTCACCAGGATATTCAGGCTAAAGTGTATGAAGAATTGTATGAGATATTTGGTGATTCTGATAGACCTGCCACTTTCTCCGATACTCTTCGTATGAAATATCTCGAGAGGGTAATATTTGAATCGCTGAGAATGTATCCACCTGTGCCAATCATCGCGAGAAAATTAAGG CGCGACGTGAAAATCC GTACCAACAACTACGTTCTTCCCGCTGGATCTACCGTGGTGATCGGCACATTCAAGATTCACCGCAATCCAAAATATTATAAGAATCCCGAAGTTTTCGACCCAGATAACTTCTTGCCGGAAAACACTCAGGATCGGCACTACTACAGCTATATTCCTTTTAGCGCTGGCCCCAGAAGCTGTGTGG GTCGAAAATATGCCATCTTAAAACTAAAGGTATTAATATCAACTGTGctacgaaattttaaaatggtATCCGATGTTCCTGAGGACAAGTTTGTGTTGCAAGCCGACATCATCTTGAAGAGAACTGATGGATTCCGAGTTAAAATAGAACCCAGAAGAAGAATTTCAACCAGTGTTTAA